A single genomic interval of Nocardioides nitrophenolicus harbors:
- a CDS encoding exodeoxyribonuclease III encodes MFRIATANINGIRAAHRRGFGDWLASRACDVVTLQEVRCPVPLLPDGAFGDYQVAYDAGELAGRNGVAVLTREPAAAVRTWAVPAPDRPLPRALRTHANEGRYVEVDLADVPLTVASLYLPKGGLPAHLQDPKRMREAPDGGAKYQRKMAFMAGFARHLAASRKAAVAAGREFLLTGDLNVAHQSLDVAAYKRSNQTEGFLPEERAWLAAQLSPRTLVDVVRRLHPDTPGPYSWWSWLGRAYDEDRGWRIDYHLATPRLARTAVSAVVDRHHLGVRMSDHAPVVVDYDLS; translated from the coding sequence GTGTTCCGCATCGCCACCGCCAACATCAACGGCATCCGTGCCGCCCACCGCCGGGGCTTCGGTGACTGGCTGGCGAGCCGCGCGTGCGACGTGGTGACCTTGCAGGAGGTGCGCTGCCCGGTGCCGCTGCTGCCCGACGGCGCGTTCGGCGACTACCAGGTCGCCTACGACGCGGGCGAGCTCGCGGGCCGCAACGGCGTGGCCGTGCTGACCCGGGAGCCGGCGGCCGCCGTCCGGACCTGGGCGGTCCCCGCCCCGGACCGGCCGCTGCCCCGCGCGCTGCGGACCCACGCGAACGAGGGACGCTACGTCGAGGTCGACCTGGCCGACGTACCGCTGACGGTGGCGAGCCTCTACCTGCCCAAGGGCGGTCTCCCGGCGCACCTGCAGGACCCCAAGCGGATGCGGGAGGCACCGGACGGGGGCGCGAAGTACCAGCGCAAGATGGCCTTCATGGCCGGCTTCGCGCGCCACCTCGCGGCCTCCCGCAAGGCGGCCGTCGCCGCGGGCCGGGAGTTCCTGCTGACCGGCGACCTCAACGTCGCGCACCAGAGTCTCGACGTGGCGGCCTACAAGCGCAGCAACCAGACGGAGGGCTTCCTGCCCGAGGAGCGGGCCTGGCTGGCCGCGCAGCTCTCGCCGCGCACGCTCGTCGACGTCGTACGCCGGCTGCATCCGGACACGCCGGGCCCGTACTCCTGGTGGAGCTGGCTCGGCCGGGCCTACGACGAGGACCGGGGCTGGCGCATCGACTACCACCTGGCGACGCCCAGGCTGGCCCGCACGGCCGTCTCCGCGGTCGTGGACCGGCACCACCTCGGCGTGCGGATGAGCGACCACGCGCCCGTGGTCGTCGACTACGACCTCAGCTGA
- a CDS encoding addiction module protein, with amino-acid sequence MSVSESELYEAGMSLPPHVRRHVALRLLESVDPDEAFDATAESWLRTVAADAYDAHEANPSRAVPLDTVRERFEAKWAARP; translated from the coding sequence ATGTCGGTGAGTGAGTCGGAGCTCTACGAGGCGGGGATGTCCCTGCCGCCACATGTGCGCCGGCACGTGGCCCTTCGACTGCTCGAGTCCGTGGATCCCGACGAGGCCTTCGACGCCACGGCGGAGTCGTGGCTGCGCACCGTCGCGGCCGATGCGTACGACGCGCACGAGGCGAATCCCTCGCGTGCGGTCCCTCTCGACACCGTGCGGGAACGCTTCGAGGCCAAGTGGGCCGCCCGCCCATGA
- a CDS encoding type II toxin-antitoxin system RelE/ParE family toxin, whose amino-acid sequence MGRPPMTGRVRLTPEAEQQLNDLDDWIAEKSTAAIARRFVSAVLDHVEGIASFPLAGRARDDIRSGMRTTTFKKRTLIAYVVDRSSGDPVITVLGLFHGGQDWEETLGSQPEDDLS is encoded by the coding sequence GTGGGCCGCCCGCCCATGACGGGGCGGGTCCGTCTCACTCCCGAAGCCGAGCAGCAGCTCAACGATCTCGACGACTGGATCGCGGAGAAGTCCACCGCCGCGATCGCTCGTCGATTCGTGTCCGCCGTCCTCGATCACGTCGAGGGCATCGCCTCCTTCCCCCTCGCGGGCCGGGCGCGAGACGACATCCGCTCCGGCATGCGGACGACGACGTTCAAGAAACGGACCCTCATCGCCTATGTGGTCGACCGCTCGTCCGGCGATCCGGTGATCACCGTTCTCGGGCTGTTCCACGGTGGCCAGGACTGGGAGGAGACGCTCGGTTCCCAGCCGGAAGATGACCTCAGCTGA